The stretch of DNA ATTGCATTTGCTGAGCAATCAGGCAAATTACGAGCGATTACCGAGTGGGTCATTAAAGATGTCTTGCGTCAACAACTGCTCTGGCAAGAACAAGGGATTGATATTTGTGTATCGGTCAATGTCGGGGTTGGTGATGTGGAGGACGAACACTTTGTCGATTTCATTGCCAAACAAATTGACACTTTCAAAGGCCGATTAAGTCTTTGCCTTGAAATCACAGAAACTGGGGTAATGCGGCAACCCGATTTAATGCTGAAAAACCTCAATCGACTTCGCCAACTGAATATCAAACTATCGATTGATGATTTTGGCACCGGATATTCCTCATTCGCTTACTTGGCCAAAATGCCAATTAACGAGCTCAAAATTGACCAGACCTTCGTCATGGCTATGAATAGCACATTTGAAAGTATTTCAATTGTGCGCTCAATGATTGAACTCGGGCACATATTAGGATTGAAAGTGGTCGCCGAAGGTGTTGAAACTCTGGCTTGCTGGCAAGCATTATCGGTCATGGGCTGCGATGAAATACAAGGGTATTTTATTGCCAAACCCATGGGCGCCAAGGACTTTACGGCGTGGCTGCAACGAGAACTAGCACAACTCAAACTGAGCAGCCTGCCAAATATGGCCAGTAAATTACAATAGTGAAATTACGATGTATTACGCCGCAGAGCAAGCTGCTATTGCGCTGATAAGTTATACTCCCACCATCTATTTTTGCAGGTTTTATTATGCGCACCGCCGACCGTCAAGCTAATCAACTCCGCACCGTCAAGCTCACCCGTCACTACACCTGTCACGCCGAGGGTAGCGTATTGGTTGAATTTGGCAATACCAAAGTCATTTGCACTGCCAGCGTTGAGGAAAAAGTACCCCCTTTTCTCAAAGGTAAAGGTGAAGGCTGGGTGACCGCCGAATATGGCATGTTGCCTCGCTCTACTGGCAGCCGTATGAAACGTGAATCGGCGGCAGGCAAGCAAAGTGGCCGCACCCAAGAAATCCAGCGTTTAATTGGTCGCAGTCTGCGGGCGGTGGTTGACTTAAAAGCACTCGGCGAGCGCCAGATCACCATCGATTGCGATGTAATTCAGGCCGATGGCGGCACGCGCACGGCCAGCATCACAGGCGCTTTTGTTGCGCTCACGGACGCCATCAATACACTGATCGCCAATGGCAAACTGGAGCAAAGCCCAATCCGTGAAGCAGTGGCGGCGGTATCAGTCGGTATTGTCGGCTCAACGCCCATGCTGGATCTGGATTACATCGAGGATTCGAACTGCGAAACCGATATGAACATTGTCATGACTGCAGCGGGCAAATTCATCGAGGTTCAAGGCACTGCCGAAGGTGAAGCGTTTAGCCGGCAAGAAATGAATCAATTACTTGAGCTAGCTGAAGCGGGCATTAAAGATTTGCTGAAACTACAGCAAGCGGCACTCTCAGTCTAAATAACACAAGCACATCCGACCATGATGCACGGGCGGATGTGCTAATCGCGGATTTACAACCCAGAATAGCAATCAGTAAAGCCTCACAGCTCTACCTGCATCCCCATTTCAACCACCCGATTCGCAGGAATTTTGAAGAAGCTAGTAGCCCGAGTCGCATTGCGGGTCATAAAGCTAAATAACCGTCGACGCCACCAAGGCATAGCAGGATATTTGCCCTCGACAATCGTTTCACGACTCAAGAAATAAGATAACTGCATTGGCTCTACATTTAAGCGTGCTTGCAAACGTTGCGCCTGCCCCAAAGCCGCCGGCACGTCAGGATCTTCCTTAAAGCCATAACTCACATTAATCTGGAAGAACCCTTTACTCAGATCACGGACCACCACTCGCTCCTGCGCAAGCACATAAGGCACGTCAGCGGTGGCAACAGTCATGAAAATCACCTGCTCGTGCAGCACTTTATTGTGTTTCAGATTATGTAACAGCGCATGCGGTACCGAGTCACAACTAGTGGTCATAAATACCGCCGTACCCTCAACCCGCGTCACCTCGCTCCCTTCAAATGACTCGATAAAGCCAGCCAATGGCATTTCACCTTCACGTAGGCGCTGAAATAGTAGGCCGCGCCCTTTTTTCCACGTCATCATCATGGTAAAGATCGCCAAGCCCACCGCAAGCGGGAACCAACCACCTTCATGCAGCTTCAGCGAGTTAGCCGCGAGAAAGGCCACATCAATTACCAGCAACACCGCCAACACCGCAAATAAAGCCATTTTTCGGCCACGCGACAAATCTTTCCCCAGCACAAAAAATGCAAGGATCGTGGTAATCACCATGGTACACGTCACGGCAAATCCATACGCTGACGCCAGTGCACTGGAGGACTTAAACCCTAAAATGAGCGCGATTACAGCAAGCAGCAGTAGCCAGTTAATCTGCCCGATATAGATCTGCCCCATTTGTTGCTCTGAAGTGTACGAAATATCCATGCGCGGACTAAACCCAAGTTGCACGGCTTGGCTGGCCATGGAATATGCACCAGAAATTACGGCCTGCGAGGCAATCACGGTCGCCATTGTCGCCAACACCACTAATGGCATCAACGCCCAAGCTGGGGCCAACAAATAAAACGGGTTTTTAATCGCTTCAGGCTGAGTGATCAATAAAGCGCCCTGCCCGAAGTAATTTAGCACCAAGGCAGGCAACACCAAGCCATACCATGCATATCGAATGGCCGGACGTCCAAAATGCCCCATATCGGCATACAGCGCTTCGCCACCGGTTAAACACAGTACCACTGCGCCCAACAGCACAAAGCTCACACTGGGGTGATGCAAGAAAAACTGGGTGGCAAAGATCGGGTTAAGTGCTGTCAACACCTCGGGGGCATTTAAAATGCTATTAATCCCCATTACCGCCAACACAGCAAACCACAGCAACATAATTGGACCAAACAGCTTCCCAACCACCGCCGTACCACGCGACTGCATCGCAAATAAAGCGATCATAATGCCGATACACACAGGCAAGACAAAACGATCCAATTCATGCGAAATAATGCTGGCCCCTTCCACCGCAGACAGCACTGAGATTGCCGGCGTAATGATGCAATCACCATAAAATAGCGCCGCACCAAAAATACCCAGAATCACGATATAGCGCGATAAGCGAGGCTGATCGGCCACCGCGCGCTGCGCTAAAGCCAGTAAGGCCAATACCCCGCCCTCACCTTTATTGTCTGCCCGCAAAATAATAGTGACGTATTTAAGCGAAACCACCAGCATTA from Chitinibacter fontanus encodes:
- the rph gene encoding ribonuclease PH; amino-acid sequence: MRTADRQANQLRTVKLTRHYTCHAEGSVLVEFGNTKVICTASVEEKVPPFLKGKGEGWVTAEYGMLPRSTGSRMKRESAAGKQSGRTQEIQRLIGRSLRAVVDLKALGERQITIDCDVIQADGGTRTASITGAFVALTDAINTLIANGKLEQSPIREAVAAVSVGIVGSTPMLDLDYIEDSNCETDMNIVMTAAGKFIEVQGTAEGEAFSRQEMNQLLELAEAGIKDLLKLQQAALSV
- a CDS encoding potassium transporter Kup → MSHSANASHSGKAALMLAALGVVYGDIGTSPLYTLKECFSGHAGLELTHFNIIGILSLIFWALMLVVSLKYVTIILRADNKGEGGVLALLALAQRAVADQPRLSRYIVILGIFGAALFYGDCIITPAISVLSAVEGASIISHELDRFVLPVCIGIMIALFAMQSRGTAVVGKLFGPIMLLWFAVLAVMGINSILNAPEVLTALNPIFATQFFLHHPSVSFVLLGAVVLCLTGGEALYADMGHFGRPAIRYAWYGLVLPALVLNYFGQGALLITQPEAIKNPFYLLAPAWALMPLVVLATMATVIASQAVISGAYSMASQAVQLGFSPRMDISYTSEQQMGQIYIGQINWLLLLAVIALILGFKSSSALASAYGFAVTCTMVITTILAFFVLGKDLSRGRKMALFAVLAVLLVIDVAFLAANSLKLHEGGWFPLAVGLAIFTMMMTWKKGRGLLFQRLREGEMPLAGFIESFEGSEVTRVEGTAVFMTTSCDSVPHALLHNLKHNKVLHEQVIFMTVATADVPYVLAQERVVVRDLSKGFFQINVSYGFKEDPDVPAALGQAQRLQARLNVEPMQLSYFLSRETIVEGKYPAMPWWRRRLFSFMTRNATRATSFFKIPANRVVEMGMQVEL